A region from the Alphaproteobacteria bacterium genome encodes:
- a CDS encoding hemagglutinin repeat-containing protein, translating to MRHTEGRYHKSTPTSDSIERIGSSITAGNDLILSALSPNISTDGSGNITLSGSALTAGHDIDLDAAGLIEVLPIVVPVRSREKIILLQGIKKSFEIASSVY from the coding sequence GTGCGCCATACGGAAGGTCGGTATCACAAGAGCACGCCTACCAGTGATTCCATCGAGCGCATCGGTTCGAGCATCACGGCAGGAAACGACCTCATCCTAAGTGCCTTATCACCCAATATAAGCACCGATGGCAGTGGCAATATAACCCTTAGCGGCAGTGCGCTTACTGCGGGGCATGATATTGACCTTGATGCGGCTGGTTTAATTGAGGTGCTCCCAATTGTTGTACCAGTTAGAAGTAGGGAGAAAATTATACTGTTGCAGGGGATTAAAAAATCCTTTGAAATTGCCTCCAGCGTGTATTGA
- a CDS encoding uroporphyrinogen-III synthase, translating to MDIIITRSVADAQETKTSFSIPGLSPRIIPFIELTSLTDGIKRAQELIQHSSYSLLFTSTHAARLCHSLLSPGLTTPCYCSGDKAALFLTGLGYSDVHSAHKDSLALVEYMIKHAITYAGTEKLLYLCARDVSHDIVSLLGDQGFNVSSVALYETTHKNYLSPQELAYLTSPCSKIILFYSASAATAFVEIVNHYHLKTALHTLTAVTISDIVGNILKSIPFSDILIADLPNEESLLRTVTLFLNKNQRDT from the coding sequence ATGGACATTATCATCACCCGCTCTGTTGCCGATGCCCAGGAAACCAAAACCAGTTTTTCTATACCTGGATTATCCCCCAGAATCATTCCTTTTATTGAACTAACCTCCCTTACCGATGGCATTAAAAGGGCCCAGGAATTAATCCAACACTCTTCCTATAGCCTTTTATTCACCAGCACTCACGCCGCACGATTATGCCATTCCCTGCTAAGTCCTGGCTTAACTACCCCTTGTTATTGTTCTGGTGATAAGGCGGCCCTCTTCTTAACAGGCCTGGGATATTCTGATGTTCATTCTGCCCACAAAGACAGCCTTGCCCTGGTGGAATACATGATAAAGCATGCGATAACTTATGCAGGCACGGAAAAATTGCTTTATTTATGCGCCAGGGACGTTTCCCATGATATTGTTTCCCTGCTTGGCGACCAAGGTTTTAACGTATCATCCGTTGCCCTTTATGAAACGACACACAAAAACTATTTATCGCCACAAGAATTAGCATACCTCACATCGCCATGTTCAAAAATAATTCTTTTCTATTCTGCCTCTGCTGCTACGGCTTTTGTCGAAATAGTGAATCATTATCACTTAAAAACAGCTTTACACACCCTAACAGCAGTAACGATAAGTGATATTGTCGGCAATATCTTGAAATCAATTCCCTTTAGCGATATCCTCATCGCAGATTTACCCAATGAGGAATCCTTATTGCGGACAGTAACCTTATTTTTAAACAAGAACCAGCGTGACACATAA
- the hemC gene encoding hydroxymethylbilane synthase, protein MTLLRPLRIGTRQSPLALAQTQIIKQLLENAFPDIDKEFAIEIVSMKTTGDHILDRNLSDIGGKGLFTKELEEALLTQQIDMAVHSMKDMPAVYPSGLIVPCVIQREDPRDGLIGPYNTLDHIPHMAIIGTSSTRRAAQIKYLRPDLQIIPFRGNVATRIEKLSQGKADATLLAVAGLKRLQLQQHIAAIFDPQLMLPAVAQGAIGIQCREDDLVIKHLLNAINHLETFDCITAERALLAALDGSCKTPLAGLATLKNTTISMDGLIAAPDGSRVIRSQISGPRTEAISLGKRLAEQLLNQGGGDILNIVSN, encoded by the coding sequence ATGACCTTACTCCGTCCCCTTCGCATCGGTACCCGCCAAAGTCCATTGGCGCTTGCCCAGACGCAGATCATCAAGCAATTGCTGGAAAATGCCTTTCCAGACATTGACAAAGAATTCGCCATTGAAATTGTTTCCATGAAAACAACGGGAGACCATATACTCGACCGCAATCTCTCTGATATAGGTGGCAAGGGTTTGTTCACCAAAGAATTAGAGGAAGCCCTTCTTACCCAGCAAATCGATATGGCCGTCCACTCCATGAAGGACATGCCGGCTGTTTATCCGTCTGGCCTTATTGTTCCCTGCGTTATTCAACGCGAAGATCCTCGCGATGGCCTGATTGGCCCATATAACACCCTTGATCATATTCCGCACATGGCCATTATTGGCACCTCCTCAACCCGCAGGGCCGCCCAAATAAAATATCTGCGCCCCGACCTCCAAATCATTCCTTTTAGAGGAAATGTCGCCACCCGAATTGAAAAATTATCACAGGGCAAAGCGGATGCCACATTGCTTGCGGTTGCCGGACTTAAGCGGCTTCAGTTGCAACAACATATAGCCGCCATCTTCGATCCGCAATTGATGTTACCCGCTGTTGCACAGGGAGCCATAGGCATTCAATGTCGCGAAGATGATCTTGTCATTAAACACCTCTTGAATGCCATTAATCATCTGGAAACCTTTGACTGCATAACCGCCGAGCGCGCACTTCTTGCTGCGCTTGATGGATCATGCAAAACACCGCTGGCTGGATTGGCCACGCTTAAAAATACGACCATCTCTATGGATGGCTTGATTGCTGCCCCTGATGGCTCACGAGTGATACGCTCACAAATCAGCGGTCCACGTACGGAAGCCATATCCCTTGGAAAACGACTTGCCGAGCAATTGCTGAATCAGGGTGGTGGCGATATCTTAAACATCGTTTCCAATTAA
- the ispG gene encoding flavodoxin-dependent (E)-4-hydroxy-3-methylbut-2-enyl-diphosphate synthase produces MVAAPSIIRKQTHAVKVGNVVVGGGAPVVVQSMTNTDTADIESSYIQVKQLFQAGSEIVRLTVNNEDAAKALPYIKEKLLKDGLHVPLVGCFHYNGHRLLQDYPDMAEALDKYRINPGNVGFGEKRDKQFEMMIEEALRRDKAVRIGVNWGSLDQEMATSLMDENAKLANPRPADDILREALVVSALTSAKKAEAIGMEANKIIISCKVSRIQDLVSVYRELSKRSDYALHVGLTEAGMGSKGIVATSAALAILLQDGIGDTIRASLTPQPGESRDKEVIVCQELLQTMGLRSFTPMVTACPGCGRTTSTFFQELADKIQTYLRQQMPIWKEKYAGVETMNVAVMGCIVNGPGESKHANIGISLPGTGESPTAPVFIDGQKAHTLRGAGIAEEFQAIVETYVERTYTHKIKNDA; encoded by the coding sequence ATGGTTGCAGCGCCAAGTATTATTCGCAAACAAACTCATGCAGTTAAAGTGGGCAATGTCGTGGTGGGGGGTGGTGCTCCGGTAGTCGTGCAATCGATGACCAATACCGATACGGCCGATATTGAGTCTTCTTATATCCAGGTAAAGCAATTATTCCAGGCCGGTTCAGAAATTGTGCGGTTAACGGTTAATAATGAAGACGCGGCTAAGGCGTTACCTTACATCAAAGAAAAATTGCTTAAGGATGGCCTTCATGTTCCGCTCGTTGGATGTTTCCATTATAACGGCCACCGCTTATTGCAAGACTATCCCGATATGGCGGAAGCCCTTGATAAATATCGTATCAATCCTGGTAATGTAGGGTTTGGAGAAAAACGAGATAAGCAGTTTGAGATGATGATTGAAGAGGCATTGCGTCGTGATAAGGCTGTGCGTATTGGAGTTAACTGGGGTAGCCTCGATCAGGAGATGGCAACATCGCTGATGGATGAAAATGCTAAATTAGCTAATCCCCGTCCTGCCGATGATATTTTAAGAGAAGCATTGGTTGTCTCGGCTTTAACTAGTGCGAAGAAAGCCGAAGCCATTGGGATGGAAGCCAATAAAATTATTATTTCTTGTAAGGTAAGCCGGATACAGGATTTGGTGTCTGTCTATCGCGAATTGTCCAAACGCAGCGATTATGCGCTGCATGTGGGATTAACAGAAGCCGGTATGGGATCGAAAGGAATTGTGGCAACATCGGCGGCATTGGCCATTCTTCTGCAAGACGGTATTGGCGATACCATTCGGGCATCGCTTACTCCGCAACCCGGTGAATCCCGCGATAAAGAGGTGATTGTTTGCCAGGAGTTATTGCAAACCATGGGGCTTCGATCGTTTACCCCGATGGTAACGGCATGTCCAGGATGTGGCAGAACCACGAGTACTTTCTTCCAGGAATTAGCCGATAAAATCCAGACCTATTTAAGGCAGCAAATGCCGATATGGAAAGAAAAATACGCAGGGGTAGAAACCATGAACGTAGCGGTTATGGGATGTATCGTGAATGGTCCTGGGGAAAGCAAACATGCTAATATTGGCATCAGCTTACCAGGCACTGGCGAATCGCCTACGGCTCCGGTCTTTATAGACGGTCAAAAAGCCCATACCCTCCGTGGAGCGGGGATAGCTGAGGAATTTCAGGCAATAGTAGAAACCTATGTCGAAAGGACTTATACGCACAAAATAAAGAACGACGCTTAG
- a CDS encoding outer membrane beta-barrel protein encodes MKIFSTALLSLCTFAASFSAFAAQESHRAYYIGGDYEYTTLDYGNNSGGVNNNDFFATRFNGGNIHLGARFGEYLGTELGYYLTERREKNGVSGVTPVNTNTKLQGMYFDVLGFYPITSDKKLEALGSVGLGYNRIDSEITTSGFPGRSASDDQISGRLGAGLQYNLTDNVSTRTRINYTALDDSYWTFGAGVNFGF; translated from the coding sequence ATGAAAATCTTTTCAACTGCCCTACTGTCTCTTTGTACCTTTGCGGCTTCATTTTCCGCTTTTGCTGCGCAAGAATCGCATCGCGCTTATTATATTGGTGGCGATTATGAATACACCACCCTTGATTACGGCAATAACAGCGGTGGCGTCAATAATAATGATTTCTTTGCCACACGTTTTAACGGCGGCAATATCCATCTGGGTGCTCGTTTTGGCGAATATTTGGGTACAGAACTGGGTTACTATCTTACTGAAAGAAGAGAAAAAAATGGAGTCTCTGGTGTTACTCCCGTTAATACCAATACCAAATTACAGGGTATGTATTTTGACGTATTAGGATTTTATCCTATCACTTCAGATAAAAAGCTTGAAGCTCTTGGATCCGTTGGTTTGGGCTATAACCGTATTGATTCTGAAATCACTACCAGCGGCTTTCCTGGAAGAAGCGCTTCAGATGACCAGATTTCTGGCCGTTTAGGTGCAGGACTTCAATATAATCTGACCGATAACGTTTCAACACGTACACGCATCAACTACACAGCACTTGATGATAGCTACTGGACGTTCGGTGCCGGTGTTAACTTCGGTTTCTAG
- the serB gene encoding phosphoserine phosphatase SerB yields MFVVTLISPSSEYTLDEVSINRVFKTIEKSKGGVENISWLCKDEACDIFFNTPADIAELGSKIRQTLHPHPIDAIVQPVAKRRKKMLIADMDSTMIKQECIDEIADFVGAKERVAAITERAMNGELDFKEALQERVALLKGLPAETLQRVYSERIIFMDGAKTLISTMRKHGSFCVLVSGGFTFFTSRVSESLGFHTNEANILEIEHDALTGTVKEPILDKTSKVHFLEHYAKNQQLGLDEIVAIGDGANDIPMLLKAGLGIAYHAKPIVQEQARACINHNDLTALLYIQGYKKGEFITNE; encoded by the coding sequence ATGTTTGTTGTAACACTTATTTCGCCATCTTCTGAATACACACTTGATGAAGTGTCTATCAATAGAGTCTTTAAAACAATAGAAAAATCAAAAGGTGGCGTTGAAAACATAAGCTGGCTTTGCAAAGATGAGGCGTGCGATATTTTCTTTAATACACCTGCAGATATTGCCGAACTAGGTTCCAAAATCCGCCAAACCCTTCATCCACATCCCATTGATGCCATTGTGCAACCGGTGGCAAAACGCAGAAAGAAGATGTTAATTGCGGATATGGATTCGACGATGATCAAGCAAGAATGCATTGATGAAATAGCTGATTTCGTCGGAGCAAAAGAAAGGGTCGCGGCGATCACAGAACGCGCAATGAATGGTGAGCTCGACTTTAAAGAGGCACTGCAAGAACGGGTAGCCTTGTTAAAAGGCCTTCCTGCCGAGACACTCCAACGCGTCTATTCTGAGCGCATTATCTTTATGGATGGGGCAAAAACGTTAATCAGCACCATGAGGAAGCACGGCAGCTTCTGTGTTCTTGTTTCTGGAGGGTTTACCTTCTTTACTTCACGTGTCAGCGAATCTCTTGGATTCCATACCAATGAAGCCAATATTCTTGAAATCGAGCATGATGCACTTACTGGAACCGTCAAAGAACCCATCCTTGATAAAACCTCCAAGGTCCATTTTCTAGAACATTATGCCAAAAACCAACAACTTGGCTTGGATGAAATCGTGGCTATTGGCGATGGAGCCAACGATATCCCCATGCTCCTCAAAGCCGGTCTGGGTATTGCATATCACGCCAAACCTATTGTCCAGGAACAAGCCAGAGCATGTATTAACCATAATGACCTTACCGCTTTGCTCTATATCCAAGGCTACAAAAAAGGTGAATTCATAACCAATGAATGA
- the miaA gene encoding tRNA (adenosine(37)-N6)-dimethylallyltransferase MiaA yields the protein MIKPLNKEQPDIIVIGGPTTSGKTNIGVILAEEMPAVIINADAMQMYHEIPIISGQPTREEKRNIPHELYGVLPVATHGSVFIWLEMVCKQIDAVRKAGKTPILIGGTGMYIASLYKGISPVPAVSLEVKKRVRSDFELLGNERFYELLLIKDPQIKEHLHVGDSQRMVRAMEVLEETGESLYLFQKMPASLFYSDDQFKLFFLELPREKLYDRCNKRFVAMVEAGAIAEVKNLDGLGLDPNLPAMRAHGVPELLHYIHETIPLDKAIETAQKNTRHYVKRQFTWFKHQLPQATRINAEDPHKAVQEIRKLCLL from the coding sequence ATGATTAAACCTTTAAACAAAGAACAACCGGATATTATCGTTATTGGTGGCCCAACAACAAGTGGAAAGACCAATATCGGAGTCATTTTAGCCGAGGAAATGCCCGCTGTCATCATTAATGCCGATGCCATGCAAATGTATCACGAAATACCGATTATCAGTGGACAGCCTACCCGCGAAGAAAAACGGAATATCCCCCACGAGCTCTATGGGGTTCTCCCTGTAGCAACTCATGGTTCGGTCTTTATATGGCTGGAAATGGTTTGCAAACAGATTGATGCAGTAAGAAAAGCCGGTAAAACACCCATTCTCATTGGTGGTACGGGGATGTATATCGCCTCCCTTTATAAGGGTATTTCTCCGGTGCCGGCAGTGAGCCTTGAGGTAAAGAAGCGGGTGCGCAGCGATTTTGAATTATTGGGAAATGAGCGTTTTTATGAATTGCTCCTGATAAAAGATCCACAGATTAAAGAGCATCTGCATGTAGGAGATTCTCAGCGCATGGTGAGGGCTATGGAAGTGCTTGAAGAAACGGGTGAATCGCTCTACCTCTTTCAAAAAATGCCGGCTAGTTTATTTTACTCAGACGATCAATTTAAGCTCTTTTTCCTCGAATTACCGAGGGAGAAACTGTATGACCGTTGCAATAAACGGTTCGTGGCTATGGTCGAAGCTGGAGCCATTGCAGAAGTAAAAAACCTAGATGGATTAGGGCTTGATCCTAATTTGCCGGCGATGAGAGCGCATGGAGTTCCTGAGCTGCTTCACTATATCCATGAGACAATACCTCTGGATAAGGCAATTGAAACCGCTCAGAAAAATACCCGCCATTATGTCAAAAGACAATTTACCTGGTTTAAACATCAATTACCCCAAGCCACCCGTATTAATGCCGAAGATCCTCACAAAGCTGTCCAAGAAATCCGTAAACTTTGCTTGCTGTAG
- the dnaQ gene encoding DNA polymerase III subunit epsilon, with product MKEAKRQVVLDTETTGLDPEQGHRIVEIGCVELIDGVRTQNFYHRYINPERDMPDEAFRIHGISSEFLSDKQTFADIYEEFMEFLGDAQLVIHNAAFDIKFLKAESKRLGRVFFQEEREVIDTLLIARKKYPGAKANLDALCSRYGINIDHREKHGALLDAELLARVYIEMTGGAQRDMLATIQTSTFKPQRKNPSRLDNQISTKTPRTSRHFPINQDEINRHREFLKKLKYPLWTAVEESS from the coding sequence ATGAAAGAAGCAAAGAGACAAGTAGTACTTGATACAGAAACCACAGGTTTAGATCCCGAGCAAGGGCATAGAATAGTAGAAATCGGCTGTGTGGAACTCATTGACGGTGTGCGTACCCAAAATTTCTACCATAGATACATTAATCCTGAGCGTGATATGCCAGACGAAGCTTTTCGGATCCATGGTATCTCAAGTGAGTTTTTAAGTGATAAGCAGACATTTGCTGATATCTATGAAGAATTCATGGAATTTTTGGGGGATGCTCAATTGGTCATCCATAATGCGGCCTTTGACATTAAATTCCTCAAAGCTGAATCGAAACGCTTAGGAAGGGTGTTCTTTCAAGAGGAACGGGAAGTGATTGATACGCTTCTTATTGCCCGTAAGAAATATCCTGGCGCTAAGGCTAATTTGGATGCGCTTTGTTCGCGTTACGGTATTAATATTGATCACCGTGAGAAGCACGGGGCATTGTTGGATGCAGAATTGCTCGCACGGGTTTACATTGAAATGACCGGCGGTGCCCAACGCGACATGTTGGCAACCATTCAAACCAGCACCTTCAAGCCTCAACGCAAAAATCCATCACGCCTTGACAATCAGATATCCACCAAGACGCCGCGTACCAGCCGTCATTTTCCGATTAATCAAGACGAAATTAACCGGCACCGCGAGTTCTTGAAAAAGCTAAAATACCCTTTATGGACTGCCGTAGAAGAAAGTTCCTAG
- a CDS encoding flagellar hook-length control protein FliK: MSDVLQGIVASIGGVPQSTAARGATGKGLASFEDRLSQTTNPLAGVLAHGGITPFQMQPENKNPPVLTSAAIPTVSQVGDPNGLLVSTGGDVQTLSEMLQQGTSVHSNLLSSPQNRPSFENGMWELLAHKQGRGLLNQALPSQSANVSDKLNQAVATASSLDINPISLDGGATDLLNNSLSHDQNQNALLEQNNAQSFPLANPIVNQQTSQNSTAGTILQASGGVLPLLHDNGAAKTQVNEKQNLLARLNAAQTNLKSNTLNANTDSSTEALATKSANNVESIFNRMNLANHEGGKKESKFQNPSDISSQSTFNMIHHIQPNALSDNAEKSNLIQLPTSQDQMVEQIGLTVASKAKDGTQHIKIQLHPADLGRVDIQLNFTKDGLSHVTIVADKKDTLDLLQKDVKNLETALVGAGVKTDSGNLSFDFKQQHSQRMMDFAQQQSDSQSNHQGFSRNEYLSALKDDSSYEDANIQPIQYHYLNMRHGVDISV; encoded by the coding sequence ATGAGTGATGTGCTACAAGGTATCGTAGCTTCTATTGGAGGGGTGCCTCAATCAACGGCTGCACGGGGTGCAACGGGGAAAGGGCTGGCATCTTTTGAAGATCGGCTCTCACAAACAACAAACCCGTTGGCTGGTGTTCTTGCTCATGGTGGTATCACTCCTTTTCAAATGCAGCCTGAGAATAAAAATCCACCAGTATTAACAAGCGCAGCTATTCCAACGGTTAGTCAGGTTGGTGATCCGAACGGACTATTAGTTTCTACGGGAGGTGATGTTCAAACATTATCTGAGATGTTGCAACAAGGAACATCTGTCCACTCGAATTTATTAAGCTCGCCGCAAAATAGGCCATCATTTGAAAATGGTATGTGGGAATTGCTGGCTCATAAACAGGGTCGTGGTTTATTGAACCAGGCATTACCTTCACAGTCTGCTAATGTGTCTGATAAGTTAAATCAAGCCGTTGCAACAGCATCCTCTTTAGACATAAATCCAATCAGTCTTGATGGCGGCGCAACGGATCTCTTGAATAATAGTCTCTCACACGATCAAAACCAGAATGCGCTCTTGGAGCAAAATAATGCACAATCCTTCCCTTTGGCAAATCCCATCGTTAATCAACAAACGAGTCAAAATAGTACAGCGGGAACGATACTGCAGGCGTCAGGCGGTGTTTTGCCACTGCTGCATGATAATGGTGCTGCAAAAACGCAAGTGAATGAAAAGCAAAATCTACTGGCGCGTTTGAATGCCGCGCAAACCAATCTTAAATCCAATACATTAAATGCCAATACAGACTCGTCAACCGAAGCGTTGGCAACGAAGTCAGCCAATAATGTTGAATCTATTTTTAATCGAATGAATCTGGCGAATCATGAAGGGGGCAAAAAAGAAAGCAAATTTCAAAATCCGTCTGACATATCGAGCCAATCAACCTTTAACATGATTCATCACATTCAACCCAATGCGTTATCGGATAATGCAGAAAAATCCAACCTCATCCAATTGCCAACATCTCAGGATCAAATGGTTGAACAGATTGGCTTAACCGTTGCTTCAAAAGCAAAAGATGGTACGCAACATATTAAAATACAGCTTCATCCTGCAGATCTTGGCAGGGTTGATATACAATTGAATTTTACTAAGGATGGCCTTAGCCATGTCACCATTGTGGCTGATAAAAAGGATACGCTCGATTTGTTGCAAAAGGATGTAAAGAATCTTGAAACAGCATTGGTCGGTGCGGGGGTGAAAACCGATAGTGGCAATTTAAGTTTTGATTTTAAGCAACAGCATTCGCAGCGGATGATGGATTTTGCCCAACAGCAATCGGATTCACAATCCAATCATCAGGGGTTCTCCAGAAATGAATATCTTAGTGCGTTAAAAGATGATTCATCCTATGAAGATGCCAATATACAACCCATTCAGTATCATTATCTCAACATGCGCCATGGTGTTGATATTTCAGTTTAG
- a CDS encoding flagellar hook-basal body complex protein — translation MSLFGALSTGVSGMKAQGTAISIISDNIANINTTGYKSADANFSTLVTANSSSGYSPGGVLASAKKLFDQQGLIQSTGISTDLAISGGGFFVVNESSDANGDFLYTRAGSFRKDDRGNFVNGSGYTLMGWPLDGDSRLPGEAGNLNTTSSALLESLKPVNIKSISGVASQTTTVSLGINLNAAQPILQGSGDDIKFLTTSLENKNNGADDIIIPSPTSGTGIAAGDQFTVRAAGAAFSFTYGGFDISKAVTGGILGASTASQIFSNGNTGTSFSIGTTSMAPVTFTYTPTSPNVQLGQFNNLYTLASAIDQVNGLSARVVNNQLYLSPENATEAMTFTDIGNITTSLQASTLSPILGATSATTAFSNALAGDGLSIEVMDDTTGTTTTHNLFYGTDFTDMTTLAAAIDALSSDFNPGTLSSSGIVLTPAAGKSIISVRDNNAGGGTSNFASALGILGTSWSKALQVADTPAQNNRFSTLQGLADLVNLNDGIAANILNPLDSSTLHLYTKDPLGTIDFIENGSNSGSLLTEFGMVSNPSVYVTGVSTVGPLGPAYDPTGSSAGNMSSGAVQEHYSRNVRMFDSLGTGHDFQVNFLKIGQNTWAVESYALDKNDIVSTRTDGQIASGVAVFNGDGSLRSISSTLTQPIDIVWSNGAAPNSVTFDYGTAGQIKGTPGATQIGLTDGLKQFDSDYNVEFVDQNGVAAGLLSAVNIDKDGYVIANFSNGEARRIFKLPIADFANPNGLETRTGNVYAESQFSGNFNLREAGKGGMGVINGASLEASNVEIADELTKMIVAQRGYQASSKIISTVNDLLDQLNKIF, via the coding sequence ATGAGTTTATTTGGAGCATTATCAACAGGCGTATCAGGAATGAAAGCGCAGGGTACGGCGATCTCTATTATTTCGGATAATATCGCCAATATAAATACCACGGGTTATAAATCAGCAGATGCTAATTTTTCAACCTTAGTGACGGCCAATTCATCCTCGGGCTACTCACCTGGTGGAGTGCTTGCCTCTGCTAAAAAATTATTTGACCAGCAGGGATTGATTCAGTCCACGGGTATCTCAACCGATTTGGCTATTTCAGGTGGTGGATTTTTTGTGGTGAATGAAAGTTCAGATGCAAACGGAGATTTTTTATATACACGTGCTGGCTCATTTAGAAAAGATGATCGAGGAAATTTTGTTAATGGTTCCGGTTATACATTGATGGGTTGGCCGCTAGATGGTGATTCACGATTACCAGGTGAAGCAGGCAATCTCAACACGACTTCGAGTGCCCTCCTTGAAAGTTTGAAGCCCGTTAATATCAAATCCATCAGTGGTGTAGCCTCGCAAACAACAACCGTGTCGCTTGGCATTAATTTGAATGCGGCACAACCTATTTTGCAAGGATCTGGTGACGATATTAAGTTTTTAACAACGTCTCTTGAAAATAAAAACAATGGTGCTGATGATATTATTATTCCTTCTCCAACCTCAGGGACTGGAATTGCGGCTGGAGATCAGTTTACGGTAAGGGCTGCGGGTGCCGCCTTTTCGTTTACCTATGGCGGCTTTGATATAAGCAAGGCCGTGACCGGTGGTATTTTAGGAGCTTCGACGGCTTCGCAAATTTTTTCAAATGGCAATACCGGAACATCATTTAGTATTGGTACGACAAGCATGGCGCCTGTTACATTCACGTACACGCCGACTTCTCCTAACGTGCAATTGGGTCAGTTTAATAATCTTTATACCCTTGCTTCGGCGATTGATCAGGTGAATGGATTATCAGCAAGAGTGGTGAATAATCAGCTCTATCTTTCACCAGAGAATGCAACGGAGGCGATGACGTTTACCGATATAGGTAATATCACAACCAGTCTTCAGGCTTCTACACTTAGTCCGATTCTTGGTGCTACATCGGCTACAACAGCCTTCTCAAATGCGCTTGCTGGAGATGGGCTCTCAATTGAAGTGATGGATGATACAACAGGTACCACAACCACACATAATTTATTCTATGGTACAGATTTTACCGATATGACCACATTGGCAGCGGCTATTGATGCATTATCATCTGATTTTAACCCAGGTACCCTTAGCAGCTCAGGTATCGTGCTTACGCCAGCAGCAGGTAAATCAATTATATCGGTGCGGGATAACAATGCAGGTGGTGGAACGTCAAATTTTGCTTCTGCACTTGGAATTTTAGGGACTTCCTGGAGCAAAGCGTTGCAGGTGGCGGATACTCCGGCACAAAATAATCGTTTTTCTACGTTACAGGGATTAGCTGATCTTGTTAATTTAAATGATGGGATTGCCGCGAATATTTTGAATCCGCTCGATAGTTCAACACTGCATCTTTACACCAAAGACCCACTTGGTACGATTGATTTCATCGAAAATGGTTCTAATTCCGGTTCATTATTAACCGAATTTGGCATGGTGAGTAATCCGTCCGTCTATGTTACCGGAGTTTCAACGGTGGGGCCATTGGGCCCTGCTTATGACCCAACAGGATCTTCGGCAGGGAACATGTCATCGGGTGCTGTACAGGAACATTACAGCCGTAACGTGCGTATGTTTGACTCCTTGGGTACGGGGCATGATTTCCAGGTCAATTTTTTGAAAATAGGCCAAAATACTTGGGCGGTTGAATCGTATGCACTTGATAAAAATGATATTGTTAGTACCAGAACGGATGGGCAGATTGCATCGGGCGTTGCCGTGTTCAATGGCGATGGAAGTTTACGTTCTATCAGCTCTACGTTAACGCAACCGATCGATATTGTTTGGTCTAATGGCGCCGCTCCCAATTCGGTTACCTTTGATTATGGTACTGCAGGGCAGATTAAAGGAACTCCAGGTGCAACGCAAATCGGTTTAACCGATGGACTTAAACAGTTTGATTCCGATTATAATGTCGAATTCGTTGATCAAAATGGGGTTGCTGCTGGTTTGCTGAGTGCTGTGAATATTGATAAAGATGGATATGTCATTGCTAATTTCAGCAATGGAGAGGCACGAAGAATATTTAAATTGCCAATCGCCGATTTTGCGAATCCAAATGGCTTAGAAACACGTACGGGTAACGTATACGCAGAATCACAATTCTCGGGGAACTTCAACCTTCGTGAGGCTGGAAAAGGCGGTATGGGGGTGATTAATGGTGCTTCGTTAGAAGCGTCTAACGTTGAGATTGCCGATGAATTAACCAAAATGATTGTTGCTCAGCGTGGTTATCAGGCCAGCTCAAAAATAATCAGTACGGTTAACGATCTCTTGGATCAGCTGAATAAGATATTTTAG